A single region of the Canis lupus dingo isolate Sandy chromosome 38, ASM325472v2, whole genome shotgun sequence genome encodes:
- the LOC112643255 gene encoding 60S ribosomal protein L39-like, with product MWLTVIAISSHKTFRIKRFLAKKQKQNRPIPQWIRMKTGNKIRYNSKRRHWRRTKLGL from the coding sequence ATGTGGTTGACTGTGATCGCCATATCTTCTCACAAGACTTTCAGAATCAAGCGattcctggccaagaaacaaaagcagaatcgtCCCATTCCCCAGTGGATTCggatgaaaactggtaataaaattaGGTACAACTCCAAGAGGAGGCACTGGAGAAGAACCAAGCTGGGTCTATGA